In the Oscillospiraceae bacterium genome, ACCGGATAGACCGTTCGGATGATCAGATTATCGTCTTCCAATTCACGCAGCTGCTGGGTCAGCATTTTGGGCGTTGCCTGCGGTATCAATTTTCGCACTTCGCCGAAACGCAGGGTATTGTCAATCAGATGCCATAAGATCAGAGACTTGTATTTTCCGCCGATCATTTCGATGGTGGTATCCACAGGGCAGTTTAAGCCGCTGCAATCACATTTCATTCCGAACCCTCCTCAGTATCGTATCCGACAGCATATCAGTGTATATGCTTTCCCGGCAATACACGCTTGATGATATCACACGGGCAAATGAATGTCAAAACGTCATAAAACCGCAATAGTATCATTTAGGGTATTATCGCACAATAAAGTGCGTACTTGCCAAATTAAAATCAACTGTTAAAATATAAGTATGGGAGCCGACGGAGATATAAAGCCCGAGGGCGCCCGGCAAAAACCGGTGAGGTGAAACTGAATGAATACACAAGTACTCAGCATACGGGGTATGACCTGTGCGGCTTGTGCGCAACGTATAGAAAAGACCATTCGAAAACTCTCCGGCATCGAACAGGCAACCGTGAATCTTGCGAGTGAAAAATTGTTCGTAGAATATGACCCGGACAAGTTAACACTCGATACCGTCAAAGATGCCGTTGCAAAAATCGGTTATGAAGTTGTTGAAAAAAGCGATAGCAGCCATGTGGCGATCCCCATCGGCGGCATGACCTGCGCGGCCTGCGCTCAGCGGGTGGAGAAGTCCATTAAAAAACTCGAGGGTGTTGCAGGCGCTTCGGTAAATCTCGCCACCGAAAAAGCGACGGTTCAATACGACCCGCAAAAGATCCGGCTTTCGGCCATTCGCGAGTCCATCGAAAAAGCCGGATACAAAGCGCTGGAGATCAATAAAACAGACGCTGCCGATGAAGACCGGAAACGCAAACAAAAGGAAATCCGGACTTTGTGGATAAAATTCATCGTTTCCGCGATATTCTCGGTTCCGCTGCTCTATATCGCAATGGTTCCGATGATCAAATTTATAAAGCTTCCGTTCCCCGCCGGGCTTGATCCCATGCAGTATCCGCTGATATACGCTTTAATTGAACTGTTGTTGGTGATTCCTGTTGTCGGTGTGGGATATAAGTTTTATACGATCGGATTTAAAAACTTGGTTCGGCTGAGCCCGAACATGGATTCTTTGATCGCCATCGGAACCACCGCGGCAATCCTATACAGCATCTATAACACCTGGCAGATTGCACTCGGCAACTTTAAAGCGGTTGAGCATCTGTATTTTGAGACCGCGGGCATCATCATCACGCTGATCTTGCTCGGCAAATCATTGGAGGCGGTATCAAAGGGACGTACCGGCGAAGCCATCAAAAAGCTCATGGGTCTTGCGCCGAAAACCGCGATTATTCTCCAGGGCGGTGCGGAAAAAGAAATTCCGATCGATGAAGTCGAAATCGGTGACGTCATCGTTGTCAAACCGGGCGCTAAAATTCCGGTGGATGGCTCAGTCACCGACGGCCGCACGTCAATCGACGAATCCATGCTGACCGGCGAAAGTATGCCGGTGGACAAGAAACCGGGAGATCCCGTTTACGCCGCATCATTGAACACCACAGGCACAATCCAATTCAAGGCGGAGAAAATCGGCAGCGACACCGCACTCGCGCAAATCATCAAACTGGTCGAAGACGCGCAGGGCTCCAAAGCCCCGATCGCGCAAATGGCCGATATCGTCTCGGGTTACTTTGTCCCGATCGTCTGTGCGATTGCCCTTGTCGCGGGGATTGCCTGGTACTTCGGAACCGGCGGAAATCTTGAATTTGCCCTGACCATCTTTATTTCGGTGCTCGTCATCGCCTGCCCCTGTGCGCTGGGCCTCGCCACTCCGACCGCCATCATGGTCGGGACCGGCAAAGGCGCTGAAAACGGCATTTTGATCAAAGGCGGAGAAGCGCTTGAAACCGCGCATAAAATCAATACCATCGTGTTTGACAAGACAGGCACCCTCACGGAGGGAAAACCGACCGTTACAGACGTCGTCGCTCTGGGGGACCTCCCTGAACAGCAGCTTCTTCAGTTGACGGCATCTGCCGAAAAGGGTTCCGAGCATCCGCTCGGTCAGGCAATCGTCCGCGGCGCCGAAGAAAAAGGATTAAAGATCTCAGCGGCAGAGACCTTTGAATCCCTCACGGGACGGGGAATTGAAGCAAAAATCAACGGGCAGCTCGTCCTTGCCGGAAACCGAAAATTGATGGAAGAGCGAAATATCTCGTTGAGCGAGCTGGAAGAATCATCTGATAAACTGGCCGGTGAGGGAAAAACGCCCATGTATGTC is a window encoding:
- a CDS encoding helix-turn-helix domain-containing protein, which encodes MKCDCSGLNCPVDTTIEMIGGKYKSLILWHLIDNTLRFGEVRKLIPQATPKMLTQQLRELEDDNLIIRTVYPVVPPKVEYKLSELGRSIKSILEAMYRWGADYLAQNGLKVGCSMTAHMLKKDQ
- a CDS encoding heavy metal translocating P-type ATPase, giving the protein MNTQVLSIRGMTCAACAQRIEKTIRKLSGIEQATVNLASEKLFVEYDPDKLTLDTVKDAVAKIGYEVVEKSDSSHVAIPIGGMTCAACAQRVEKSIKKLEGVAGASVNLATEKATVQYDPQKIRLSAIRESIEKAGYKALEINKTDAADEDRKRKQKEIRTLWIKFIVSAIFSVPLLYIAMVPMIKFIKLPFPAGLDPMQYPLIYALIELLLVIPVVGVGYKFYTIGFKNLVRLSPNMDSLIAIGTTAAILYSIYNTWQIALGNFKAVEHLYFETAGIIITLILLGKSLEAVSKGRTGEAIKKLMGLAPKTAIILQGGAEKEIPIDEVEIGDVIVVKPGAKIPVDGSVTDGRTSIDESMLTGESMPVDKKPGDPVYAASLNTTGTIQFKAEKIGSDTALAQIIKLVEDAQGSKAPIAQMADIVSGYFVPIVCAIALVAGIAWYFGTGGNLEFALTIFISVLVIACPCALGLATPTAIMVGTGKGAENGILIKGGEALETAHKINTIVFDKTGTLTEGKPTVTDVVALGDLPEQQLLQLTASAEKGSEHPLGQAIVRGAEEKGLKISAAETFESLTGRGIEAKINGQLVLAGNRKLMEERNISLSELEESSDKLAGEGKTPMYVALDGKLAGIVAVADVVKQSSRSAIESLHRMGIKVAMITGDNRKTAEAIARQVGIDRVLAEVLPQDKSNEVKKLQAEGHKVAMVGDGINDAPALAQADIGIAIGSGTDVAMESADIVLMRSDLMDVPTAINLSKRTIRNIKQNLFWAFGYNVIGIPIAAGVLYLLGGPLLNPIFAAAAMSLSSVSVLTNALRLKRFKASREDQVKTI